One Festucalex cinctus isolate MCC-2025b chromosome 1, RoL_Fcin_1.0, whole genome shotgun sequence genomic region harbors:
- the rpl37a gene encoding large ribosomal subunit protein eL43 has product MAKRTKKVGIVGKYGTRYGASLRKMVKKIEISQHAKYTCSFCGKTKMKRRAVGIWHCGSCMKTVAGGAWTYNTTSAVTVKSAIRRLKELKDQ; this is encoded by the exons ATG GCCAAGCGCACCAAGAAGGTGGGGATTGTTGGTAAATATGGCACGCGTTATGGCGCATCGCTGAGGAAGATGGTGAAGAAAATTGAAATATCCCAACACGCTAAATACACCTGCTCATTCTGTGGAAAG ACCAAGATGAAGAGGAGGGCTGTGGGTATCTGGCACTGCGGATCCTGCATGAAAACAGTGGCTGGAGGAGCCTGGACTTACAA CACAACTTCAGCTGTCACAGTCAAGTCAGCGATCAGGAGGCTGAAGGAGTTGAAGGACCAGTAA
- the orc2 gene encoding origin recognition complex subunit 2 — MSVLEVKFIGDGDVLEHIVDKQEEVQSSSGTIQKMVTFKSPMGRRARGDPEVKEGDENGLLDEQKYVQALCTENAEDDEGMSRVAGSSIFTFQKTKRGRSMTQTANELARTPGKSVSFSTTPSIEPSTPTRAGRNRKGDNQTPQRRKRVQFVSTTPHRLRKRMSTPSLRSDSDSEFSPSDSGEEEEEDEVMVAEEQKVKKDDSVKKTPRTPSRGLSAALYKTPAKKSKSTPEPINQPSMVEEYFEAHGSSKVLTSDRTLDRLHTPKLDRETLNRLLEGNPSSYIQEIQHLHNKHKKHFSKWMLQLQLGFSVLLYGLGSKKDLLEEFRFSHLSQEIHLVINGFFPSITLKCILNSLTCEVLEHQGSFRTPSDQIQYISQTLNDSPDLHIYMLINNIDGPMLRGEKTQSALGQLASLPNIHFVATIDHINAPLVWDQFKQSQFNWLWWECVTFKHYTEETSYENSLLVQQTGALALSSLTHVLRSLTPNARGIFKLLVKFQLENKDNPSYTGLSFQDFYQRCRESFLVNSDLTLRTQLTEFRDHKLIRTRKGADGVEYLMVAVNASTLLDYLDNEEGD; from the exons ATGAGTGTGTTGGAGGTGAAGTTCATCGGGGATGGAGATGTTCTGGAGCACATCGTGGACAAGCAGGAGG AGGTGCAAAGCAGTTCGGGGACTATTCAGAAGATGGTCACGTTCAAGAGCCCGATGGGACGGCGAGCCAGAGGCGATCCAGAAGTGAAGGAAGGAGATGAAAACGGCCTGCTTGATGAACAGAAATATGTTCAAGCTCTTTGTACAGAAAATGCTGAAG aTGACGAGGGTATGTCCAGGGTTGCAGGATCGTCCATTTTCACTTTTCAGAAAACTAAACGGGGCCGAAGCATGACCCAGACTG CAAATGAGCTGGCACGAACTCCCGGCAAAAGTGTGAGCTTCAGCACAACTCCCAGCATCGAACCCTCTACTCCCACTCGGGCAGGTCGCA ACCGCAAAGGTGACAACCAAACACCACAGAGG cgcAAAAGGGTGCAATTTGTCTCCACAACACCCCACAGGCTGAGAAAGAGAATGTCAA CGCCGAGCCTGCGATCAGACAGTGACAGTGAGTTTTCACCCTCCGACTCtggggaagaagaggaagaggatgaaGTGATGGTGGCTGAAGAGCAGAAAGTAAAGAAAGATGACAGCGTGAAGAAGACCCCGAGGACACCGAGTAGAGGTTTATCAGCAGCACTCTACAAGACCCCCGCCAAAAAGAGCAAGAGCACTCCTGAACCCATCAACCAGCCCAGCATGGTTGAGGAATATTTTGAGGCCCACGGCAGCTCCAAAGTCTTAACGTCAGACCGCACACTTGACCGTTTACACACACCTAAATTAGATAGG GAGACACTTAACCGGCTTTTAGAAGGAAACCCTTCCAGCTACATTCAAGAGATCCAGCACCtccacaacaaacacaaaaagcacttTAGCAAATGGATGCTGCAGTTACA GTTGGGATTCAGTGTGCTGCTCTACGGTTTGGGCAGCAAGAAAGATCTGCTGGAAGAATTTCGCTTTTCTCACTTGTCTCAAGAGATTCACCTCGTGATTAATGGCTTCTTCCCTTCCATCACGCTGAAATGT ATCTTGAACTCTTTGACATGTGAGGTTCTTGAGCACCAGGGGAGTTTCCGAACACCGTCTGACCAAATCCAATACATCTCCCAAACTCTTAATGACA GCCCAGATCTTCATATCTACATGTTGATCAATAATATTGACGGACCAATGTTGCGAGGAGAAAAGACCCAGAGTGCTTTGGGGCAGCTGGCATCCCTGCCCAACATTCACTTCGTGGCTACTATTGACCACATCAACGCTCCTCTTG TGTGGGACCAGTTTAAGCAGAGTCAGTTTAACTGGTTGTGGTGGGAGTGTGTGACATTCAAGCACTACACCGAAGAGACGTCGTATGAAAACTCTCTGCTGGTGCAGCAAACGGGGGCTCTGGCGCTGTCTTCCCTTACACACGTTCTCCGCAGCTTGACCCCAAACGCGCG aggaATTTTCAAACTGCTGGTGAAATTTCAGCTGGAAAACAAAGACAATCCTTCATACACAG gATTGTCATTCCAAGATTTTTACCAACGTTGCCGCGAGTCATTCTTGGTGAATTCTGACCTCACGCTGAGGACTCAACTGACAGAGTTCAGAGACCACAAACTGATACGAACACGCAAG GGTGCAGATGGTGTGGAGTACCTGATGGTTGCCGTGAATGCAAGCACACTGTTGGACTACTTGGACAATGAAGAGGGTGACTGA
- the LOC144027728 gene encoding D-serine dehydratase isoform X3 → MRPSPRLLCCQAATMDGEPLSALCTPALVVDVDKVKKNAKRMIERCEKLGVQLRPHMKTHKTLECADIMTGGSRRCIVVSTLAEAYFYADHGFDDILYAYSLPFDKVERCAILSERLELFQVLLDHPDALELLQKRPLKDGRRWHVWMKLDCGNGRAGILHSEPGALRLARAIAETAGVQLTGVYAHCGNTYNCKGVWEIQAVAKETTSFTLQFLEKLKAVGITCKSSIGSTPSCSHPVQDMAKLSEVHPGNFVFYDVQQSLIGSCGVEDVAVRVLTRVIGHCPHRNQMLIDCGWTGLSLDGAGKLPTGYAVIEGHPNLKHVQQQ, encoded by the exons ATGAGACCTAGCCCTCGACTCCTG TGCTGCCAGGCTGCCACTATGGATGGGGAGCCCCTTTCAGCCCTGTGTACTCCTGCTCTGGTGGTCGATGTGGAcaaagtgaagaaaaatgccAAGAGGATGATTGAACGGTGTGAGAAGCTTGGAGTTCAGCTTCGCCCTCACATGAAGACCCACAAAACCCT TGAGTGTGCTGACATAATGACAGGGGGTTCACGACGGTGCATTGTGGTTTCCACACTGGCAGAGGCCTATTTTTACGCCGACCATGGATTCGATGACATCCTCTATGCTTATTCTCTTCCTTTTGATAAG GTGGAGCGTTGCGCCATCTTATCAGAGAGACTGGAACTCTTTCAGGTTTTGCTCGACCATCCTGATGCTCTGGAGCTGCTCCAAAAGCGACCGCTGAAAGACGGGCGACGATGGCACGTCTGGATGAAACTAGACTGTGGCAACGGGAGAG CTGGCATCCTGCATTCGGAACCCGGGGCGCTCCGACTGGCACGGGCCATTGCTGAGACGGCAGGTGTGCAGCTAACAGGAGTGTACGCTCACTGTGGGAACACCTACAACTGCAAAGGAGTCTGGGAAATTCAGGCTGTCGCAAAGGAAACTACCAGCTTTACTCTGCAGTTCTTGGAAAA GTTAAAGGCTGTTGGCATCACCTGCAAGTCCAGCATTGGCTCCACGCCCTCCTGTAGTCACCCAGTCCAAGACATGGCAAAGCTTAGCGAGGTGCACCCAGGAAATTTTGTCTTCTATG ATGTGCAGCAGTCTCTCATCGGCTCATGTGGTGTGGAAGATGTGGCTGTGCGGGTTTTGACAAGAGTCATAGGTCACTGTCCTCACAGGAACCAGATGCTGATTGACTGTGGATGGACTGGGTTAAG TTTGGACGGGGCTGGGAAACTTCCAACAGGATATGCTGTGATCGAAGGGCATCCAAACCTCAA gcaTGTGCAACAGCAATGA
- the cfap410 gene encoding cilia and flagella associated protein 410 translates to MGGVLHPRHMRLNLTMMMKLTRKQVLTEAKAPDLQSVRKLNCWGCKLSDVSILSQMPNIEVLTLSVNSISSLAPLAGCLSLCELYLRRNMIASLSELCYLRPMTRLRVLWLADNPCCGENSSQYRLTVLRCLPGLQKLDNQAVTEDEIALARLKGEEISAPPNTAQQQLSTNGVTDAEKENVSLGHDTGQTNTVKELRMKTLSRDKFPSLHSQSTRSSMKKTHTLDAVLLLLRDLDHEELRIVHMETQNRLKTFTLDSLETLRDPQQSQSADIQH, encoded by the exons ATGGGAGGTGTTCTTCATCCACGACATATGCGGCTAAATCTGACTATGATGATGAAGCTAACACGTAAGCAGGTTCTCACCGAGGCAAAGGCCCCCGACTTACAGAGCGTGAGGAAATTGAACTGCTG GGGATGCAAACTGTCTGAT GTTTCTATTCTATCTCAAATGCCAAATATTGAAGTGCTAACACTAAG TGTCAACAGCATCTCATCCCTCGCACCTCTGGCTGGATGCTTGTCTCTGTGTGAACTCTACCTGAGAAGGAACATGATTGCATCACTGTCGGAGCTCTGTTATTTGCGCCCGATGACCCGTCTCCGAGTACTGTGGTTGGCTGACAACCCTTGTTGCGGGGAGAATTCCAGTCAGTATCGGCTGACAGTCCTGCGCTGCCTACCTGGGCTGCAGAAGCTGGACAACCAAG CAGTGACAGAGGATGAAATTGCGTTAGCACGCTTGAAGGGCGAAGAGATCAGTGCACCACCAAACACCGCTCAGCAGCAGCTTTCCACCAATGGAGTCACTGATGCAGAGAAAGAGAATGTGTCTCTCGGCCACGATACGGGGCAAACCAA TACTGTCAAAGAATTGAGGATGAAGACACTGTCCAGAGACAAGTTCCCCTCTCTTCATTCTCAATCAACCAGATCATCTATGAAAAAG acACACACTCTTGATGCAGTGCTGCTTCTTCTGAGGGACTTGGATCACGAGGAGCTCCGCATTGTGCACATGGAGACGCAAAACCGACTCAAGACTTTCACACTGGACTCGTTAGAAACGTTGCGAGATCCACAACAATCGCAATCTGCTGACATCCAACACTGA
- the LOC144027728 gene encoding D-serine dehydratase isoform X2 has protein sequence MDGEPLSALCTPALVVDVDKVKKNAKRMIERCEKLGVQLRPHMKTHKTLECADIMTGGSRRCIVVSTLAEAYFYADHGFDDILYAYSLPFDKVERCAILSERLELFQVLLDHPDALELLQKRPLKDGRRWHVWMKLDCGNGRAGILHSEPGALRLARAIAETAGVQLTGVYAHCGNTYNCKGVWEIQAVAKETTSFTLQFLEKLKAVGITCKSSIGSTPSCSHPVQDMAKLSEVHPGNFVFYDVQQSLIGSCGVEDVAVRVLTRVIGHCPHRNQMLIDCGWTGLSLDGAGKLPTGYAVIEGHPNLKLLSMTQEHGRVEPISGKLDYSMYPLGSLLTLIPYHACATAMMHPVYHVHLEGILVGKWTPTRGW, from the exons ATGGATGGGGAGCCCCTTTCAGCCCTGTGTACTCCTGCTCTGGTGGTCGATGTGGAcaaagtgaagaaaaatgccAAGAGGATGATTGAACGGTGTGAGAAGCTTGGAGTTCAGCTTCGCCCTCACATGAAGACCCACAAAACCCT TGAGTGTGCTGACATAATGACAGGGGGTTCACGACGGTGCATTGTGGTTTCCACACTGGCAGAGGCCTATTTTTACGCCGACCATGGATTCGATGACATCCTCTATGCTTATTCTCTTCCTTTTGATAAG GTGGAGCGTTGCGCCATCTTATCAGAGAGACTGGAACTCTTTCAGGTTTTGCTCGACCATCCTGATGCTCTGGAGCTGCTCCAAAAGCGACCGCTGAAAGACGGGCGACGATGGCACGTCTGGATGAAACTAGACTGTGGCAACGGGAGAG CTGGCATCCTGCATTCGGAACCCGGGGCGCTCCGACTGGCACGGGCCATTGCTGAGACGGCAGGTGTGCAGCTAACAGGAGTGTACGCTCACTGTGGGAACACCTACAACTGCAAAGGAGTCTGGGAAATTCAGGCTGTCGCAAAGGAAACTACCAGCTTTACTCTGCAGTTCTTGGAAAA GTTAAAGGCTGTTGGCATCACCTGCAAGTCCAGCATTGGCTCCACGCCCTCCTGTAGTCACCCAGTCCAAGACATGGCAAAGCTTAGCGAGGTGCACCCAGGAAATTTTGTCTTCTATG ATGTGCAGCAGTCTCTCATCGGCTCATGTGGTGTGGAAGATGTGGCTGTGCGGGTTTTGACAAGAGTCATAGGTCACTGTCCTCACAGGAACCAGATGCTGATTGACTGTGGATGGACTGGGTTAAG TTTGGACGGGGCTGGGAAACTTCCAACAGGATATGCTGTGATCGAAGGGCATCCAAACCTCAA ACTGCTGTCCATGACTCAGGAGCATGGAAGAGTTGAGCCTATCTCGGGAAAACTGGATTACAGCATGTACCCTCTGGGTTCTCTGCTCACACTGATTCCATACCAT gcaTGTGCAACAGCAATGATGCATCCTGTGTATCATGTGCACTTGGAGGGCATTCTTGTGGGCAAGTGGACACCAACACGTGGATGGTGA
- the LOC144027728 gene encoding D-serine dehydratase isoform X1 yields the protein MRPSPRLLCCQAATMDGEPLSALCTPALVVDVDKVKKNAKRMIERCEKLGVQLRPHMKTHKTLECADIMTGGSRRCIVVSTLAEAYFYADHGFDDILYAYSLPFDKVERCAILSERLELFQVLLDHPDALELLQKRPLKDGRRWHVWMKLDCGNGRAGILHSEPGALRLARAIAETAGVQLTGVYAHCGNTYNCKGVWEIQAVAKETTSFTLQFLEKLKAVGITCKSSIGSTPSCSHPVQDMAKLSEVHPGNFVFYDVQQSLIGSCGVEDVAVRVLTRVIGHCPHRNQMLIDCGWTGLSLDGAGKLPTGYAVIEGHPNLKLLSMTQEHGRVEPISGKLDYSMYPLGSLLTLIPYHACATAMMHPVYHVHLEGILVGKWTPTRGW from the exons ATGAGACCTAGCCCTCGACTCCTG TGCTGCCAGGCTGCCACTATGGATGGGGAGCCCCTTTCAGCCCTGTGTACTCCTGCTCTGGTGGTCGATGTGGAcaaagtgaagaaaaatgccAAGAGGATGATTGAACGGTGTGAGAAGCTTGGAGTTCAGCTTCGCCCTCACATGAAGACCCACAAAACCCT TGAGTGTGCTGACATAATGACAGGGGGTTCACGACGGTGCATTGTGGTTTCCACACTGGCAGAGGCCTATTTTTACGCCGACCATGGATTCGATGACATCCTCTATGCTTATTCTCTTCCTTTTGATAAG GTGGAGCGTTGCGCCATCTTATCAGAGAGACTGGAACTCTTTCAGGTTTTGCTCGACCATCCTGATGCTCTGGAGCTGCTCCAAAAGCGACCGCTGAAAGACGGGCGACGATGGCACGTCTGGATGAAACTAGACTGTGGCAACGGGAGAG CTGGCATCCTGCATTCGGAACCCGGGGCGCTCCGACTGGCACGGGCCATTGCTGAGACGGCAGGTGTGCAGCTAACAGGAGTGTACGCTCACTGTGGGAACACCTACAACTGCAAAGGAGTCTGGGAAATTCAGGCTGTCGCAAAGGAAACTACCAGCTTTACTCTGCAGTTCTTGGAAAA GTTAAAGGCTGTTGGCATCACCTGCAAGTCCAGCATTGGCTCCACGCCCTCCTGTAGTCACCCAGTCCAAGACATGGCAAAGCTTAGCGAGGTGCACCCAGGAAATTTTGTCTTCTATG ATGTGCAGCAGTCTCTCATCGGCTCATGTGGTGTGGAAGATGTGGCTGTGCGGGTTTTGACAAGAGTCATAGGTCACTGTCCTCACAGGAACCAGATGCTGATTGACTGTGGATGGACTGGGTTAAG TTTGGACGGGGCTGGGAAACTTCCAACAGGATATGCTGTGATCGAAGGGCATCCAAACCTCAA ACTGCTGTCCATGACTCAGGAGCATGGAAGAGTTGAGCCTATCTCGGGAAAACTGGATTACAGCATGTACCCTCTGGGTTCTCTGCTCACACTGATTCCATACCAT gcaTGTGCAACAGCAATGATGCATCCTGTGTATCATGTGCACTTGGAGGGCATTCTTGTGGGCAAGTGGACACCAACACGTGGATGGTGA
- the col6a2 gene encoding collagen alpha-2(VI) chain → MEGLKVIALCLVFGALSNAQAPECSKKRDCPIDVYFTIDTSETIALQETPPGSLVESIKLFSEQFADRLEAAEIRGAVRINWNIGGLHFSQRQQVFSRIGSKSDFISGVRGIRYLGRGTYTDCALTNMTMEMLRSPSYPNALRFAVVITDGHVTGNPCGGIKVAAERARDEGIRIFVVAASKNIDETGLREIANAPATVYRRDFMAVDLSSGRAVIQTDTIDRIIKTMKHQSFVECYKVACLETPGPPGPKGHRGQKGAKGDNGDPGPKGQRGRPGDPGIEGPIGQPGIKGEPGLKGEKGELGAQGKKGVAGIAGRNGTDGQKGKIGRIGAPGCKGDPGDRGSDGHPGDVGEHGLPGSVGDKGDPGRPGRSGPLGISGEAGPKGERGSPGSPGLPGLKGSAGTPGLGGARGEPGRRGDYGPKGSQGPDGVRGDKGEMGSEGLRGLPGESGNKGAKGDNGLPGPRGPPGAPGEAGRNGTRGDPGDAGPRGDPGQVGPKGDPGRPGFSYPGPRGPSGERGEKGNRGPRGSRGDCGAKGDPGNKGTPGEAGEPGHQGEPGPRGPRGDIGRDGDSGPEGDPGLTECDVMNYIRETCGCCDCEKRCGALDIVFVIDSSESVGLTNFTLEKNFVINTINRLGSLAKDPQSETGTRVGVVQYSHSGTFQAIRLDDPKIESLSSFKDAVKRMEWIAGGTWTPSALKYAYDNLIRDSRRAKANVTVVVITDGRFDPRDDDSLLTYLCSDPSVDVSAIGIGDMFDQIEENEILKSIACQRDGRVLGMRRFADLVAEEFIDKIETVLCPDPVIICPDLPCKTEPAVASCVQRPVDVVFLLDGSERMGLENHRRAKEFIENVARRLTLANGQSDERNARLALVQYGSPTEQRVEFPLTHNLTVISDSLARVTYMDSSSALGNAIIHAVNNVVYRSGPQGNRLARRNAELAFVFITDGITSSEQLEEGVSSMKRAEGIPTVIALGSDTDEEVLRKVALGDMSSIFRGEDYAMLNKPSFFERFFRWIC, encoded by the exons ATGGAGGGGTTAAAGGTCATAGCGCTGTGCCTTGTTTTTGGAGCACTGAGTAATGCCCAGGCACCCGAATGCAGCA AGAAGCGAGACTGCCCTATTGATGTGTACTTCACCATTGACACATCTGAGACCATCGCCCTGCAGGAGACTCCCCCTGGATCACTTGTGGAGAGCATTAAG CTCTTCAGTGAGCAATTTGCAGATCGTCTGGAAGCGGCCGAAATTCGGGGGGCTGTACGCATCAACTGGAATATCGGTGGACTGCACTTCTCCCAGAGACAGCAAGTGTTCAGCCGCATCGGATCCAAGAGTGATTTCATCTCT GGTGTCAGGGGAATTCGTTACCTCGGAAGGGGCACCTACACGGACTGCGCCCTCACCAACATGACCATGGAAATGCTGCGCTCGCCTTCATACCCCAACGCCCTGAGATTTGCCGTGGTCATCACCGATGGCCATGTGACTGGAAACCCCTGTGGGGGTATCAAAGTGGCAGCGGAAAGGGCGCGTGATGAGGGCATCCGCATTTTTGTGGTGGCGGCATCCAAGAATATTGATGAGACTGGACTGAGGGAGATTGCCAACGCTCCAGCGACCGTCTACAGGAGGGACTTCATGGCTGTTGATCTGAGCTCTGGAAGGGCTGTCATCCAGACGGACACCATTGACCGTATCATTAAGACCATG AAACATCAATCATTTGTGGAG TGCTACAAAGTGGCTTGCCTTGAGACACCAGGGCCACCAGGTCCAAAAGGCCACAGAGGACAGAAA GGTGCTAAAGGAGACAACGGCGATCCAGGTCCAAAAGGTCAGAGAGGTCGTCCAGGTGACCCAGGTATTGAAGGGCCCATCGGTCAGCCTGGTATTAAA ggagagcccggacttAAAGGCGAGAAG GGAGAGCTGGGAGCTCAAGGGAAAAAG GGTGTAGCCGGAATTGCAGGACGCAATGGGACAGATGGACAGAAG GGTAAAATTGGACGGATAGGCGCTCCTGGCTGCAAAGGAGACCCAGGAGACAGA GGTTCAGATGGTCACCCAGGAGATGTCGGTGAACATGGTCTTCCTGGAAGTGTTGGAGATAAG GGAGATCCCGGACGTCCTGGAAGATCTGGTCCTCTTGGCATTTCTGGTGAAGCTGGACCAAAG GGAGAAAGGGGAAGTCCTGGATCGCCTGGCTTGCCTGGACTGAAAGGATCTGCT GGCACCCCAGGACTTGGTGGAGCGAGAGGAGAGCCT GGAAGGCGAGGAGATTATGGACCTAAGGGTTCTCAAGGACCGGATGGAGTCAGGGGGGACAAG gGTGAAATGGGATCAGAGGGCTTGAGGGGCCTTCCAGGTGAATCAGGAAACAAAGGTGCAAAG GGGGACAATGGTCTTCCAGGCCCCAGAGGACCACCAGGTGCACCAGGAGAGGCGGGACGAAAT GGTacacgaggcgaccctggtgatGCTGGACCAAGAGGGGATCCAGGTCAAGTTGGACCAAAG GGAGATCCTGGAAGACCTGGCTTCAGCTATCCCGGACCAAGAGGACCATCG GGTGAGAGAGGCGAGAAGGGAAATCGTGGACCTCGTGGCAGCAGAGGAGACTGCGGAGCCAAGGGTGATCCCGGAAATAAAGGGACCCCAGGAGAGGCA GGTGAACCAGGACATCAGGGTGAGCCTGGACCAAGAGGACCTAGAGGAGACATTGGGCGTGAT GGAGATTCTGGTCCTGAGGGAGACCCTGGCCTCACT GaatgtgatgtcatgaattaCATCAGGGAAACATGCGGCTGCTGTG attgtgaaaaacgatgtgGCGCGCTGGACATTGTGTTTGTGATTGACAGCTCCGAGTCAGTTGGCCTGACCAACTTCACTTTGGAGAAAAACTTTGTCATCAACACCATCAACCGATTGGGATCCCTTGCCAAGGACCCCCAGTCAGAAACAG GCACAAGAGTGGGAGTGGTTCAGTACAGTCACAGTGGAACTTTCCAGGCCATCCGGCTGGACGACCCCAAAATTGAGTCACTCTCCTCTTTCAAG GATGCAGTGAAACGCATGGAGTGGATCGCTGGAGGGACATGGACTCCATCTGCTCTGAAGTACGCCTACGACAATCTCATCAGGGACAGCCGTAGAGCCAAAGCCAACGTCACCGTGGTGGTTATCACCGACGGAcgcttcgaccccagagatgaTGATTCGTTGCTCACCTACCTGTGCAG TGATCCCAGTGTCGATGTGAGTGCCATCGGTATTGGAGACATGTTCGACCAGATTGAGGAGAATGAAATTCTGAAGAGTATAGCCTGCCAGAGGGACGGAAGGGTGCTGGGCATGAGGCGCTTTGCCGACCTGGTGGCTGAGGAGTTCATTGACAAGATTGAGACAGTCCTCTGCCCGG ATCCTGTTATTATATGCCCCGACCTGCCATGTAAGACAG AGCCTGCTGTGGCCAGCTGTGTGCAGCGGCCAGTGGATGTGGTGTTCCTGTTGGACGGTTCTGAGAGGATGGGACTGGAGAACCACCGGCGGGCCAAGGAATTTATTGAAAACGTGGCCCGTCGCCTCACCCTCGCCAACGGCCAGTCAGATGAGAGGAACGCCCGTTTAGCCTTGGTGCAGTACGGCAGCCCGACAGAACAGCGCGTAGAGTTCCCACTCACACACAATCTGACGGTGATCTCTGATTCGCTGGCGCGAGTGACCTACATGGACTCTTCCTCGGCTCTGGGCAACGCAATCATCCACGCTGTCAACAATGTGGTTTATCGATCAGGTCCACAG GGGAACCGCTTGGCTCGTCGCAACGCTGAGCTGGCCTTTGTGTTCATCACCGATGGCATCACATCCAGCGAGCAGCTGGAGGAGGGCGTGTCCTCAATGAAGCGAGCTGAGGGCATTCCCACAGTGATCGCACTGGGAAGTGACACAGATGAGGAGGTGCTGCGGAAGGTGGCGCTTGGTGACATGTCGTCCATCTTCAGGGGCGAAGACTACGCCATGTTGAACAAGCCGTCTTTCTTTGAGCGCTTCTTCCGCTGGATATGCTAG